The Fusobacterium simiae nucleotide sequence CTTTAACCATACACACCACTAAACTTTCAAATCATTTAAAAGTTTAGTGATTTTCATAGCATTTTCCATAGAATTATCTAATTTAACTCTTATTTCAGGAGTATATCTTATATCTACTTCTTCTGCAACTCTTTTTCTTAAAAATCCTTTTATTTCATTTAAGGCTTCTAAAATTTCTTCATGATTATATTGCTTTTCATCGTTATTTAAAGGTGGCAGAATACTAAAATATGTATCTGCAAATTTTAAATCTTCTGTAACATCGACTTCTGTAACTGAAACTAAACCTTTTATTTTAGGATTTTTAACTTCTTCAAGAATAACCTTAGATATTACTCTCATAATTTCTTTTCCAATACCTTCAAGCCTTTGCTTTTTCAAAATAAATCACCTCACTTATTTTAGTGTTCTTTTTACTTCTACCATTTCAAATGCTTCTACCACATCGCCTTCTTTTATATCATTAAAGTTTTCAACGCCAAGTCCACATTCTTGTCCTGCTACAACTTCCTTAGCATCATCTTTAAATCTCTTTAATGAAGCTAATTTCCCTTCATATATAACAACATTATCTCTAAGTATTCTTATATTTGAATCATTTTTAACTTTTCCATCTATCACAATACAACCTGCAATATTTCCAACCTTAGATACTTTAAATACCTTTTTAATTTCTATTCTTCCTAAGTATTCTTCTTTATATTCTGGCTCTAACATTCCTGCAAGTGCTTTTTCAATGTCTTCTGTTATATGGTAAATTATACCAGAAGTCCTTATCTCTACCTTACTTACTTCTGCTTCTTTTAAAGCCTTAGTTGTAGGTCTTACATTGTATCCAATTATTATTGCTCCTGCTGCTTCTGCAAGTTTGACATCACTTTCAGTTATAGCACCAGATGCTGCTTGAATAATGCTTACTGCAACTTCATCATTAGATAATTTCAATAATGAATCTCTTAAAGCATCAACTGATCCTTTTGAATCTGCTCTTAAAATAAGATTTAATTCTTTTAAATCTTCATGTTTAAATTGATCTGATAAACTTTCAAGAGATATAGTTTTCTTAGTTGTTTCTTGAATTTTTCTTTCTTTTCTGACTTCTTCAACTATCCTCTTTGCATGTTGTTCATTTTGAATAACATACATAGTATCTCCTGCATCTGGAACATTATTAAATCCAATTACTTCCACTGGTTGAGATACTGTTGCATTATTTACTCTCTCACCTTTATCGTTTAAAAGTGCCTTTACCTTACCTTGAACTTCTCCTGCAACTATAACATCACCTATTTTTAATGTTCCTTCTTGAACTAAAATATCTGCTATTGGCCCTATTTTTGGGTCAAGTCTTGATTCCAAAACAACTCCCTTAGCTCTTTTTTTAGTATTTCCCTTTAATTCAAGAATTTCTGCTGTTATAAGTATAGTATCCAATAAACCATCAAGATTTATCTTTTGTTTTGCAGAAACTTCAACAAATTCAACATCTCCACCCCATTCAGCAGAAACTAGACCATGTTCCATAAGTTCTTGTTTTACTCTCATAGGGTTTGCTTCAGGTTTATCAATCTTGTTTACTGCAACAATTATAGGTACTTTTGCAACCTTAGCATGGGATATTGCTTCAACTGTTTGTGGCATTACACCATCATCTGCTGCAACAACTAATATTGCTATATCTGTTACTTGTGCTCCTCTAGCTCTCATATCAGTAAAAGCCTCATGTCCAGGAGTGTCTATAAAAGTTATTCTTTTACCATCTCTTTCAACTTGGTAAGCACCAATTTTTTGAGTTATCCCCCCTGCTTCTCCTCCTACAACATTAGTAGTTCTTATAGCATCAAGAAGTGAAGTTTTTCCGTGGTCAACATGTCCCATTATTGTTATAACAGGTGGTCTTTCTTTTAAGTCAGCTTCTTTATCTTCTATTTCTAAATCAAATTTTTCTCCAAAATCTAATTCCACTTCTTGTTCTTCTTCAACTAAAACATCATAATCAACTGCAAGTTCTTCCGCCATATCCAAAGTTATAGGGCTGTTTATTGTTAACATTTTCCCTTTTAAGAATAATTTTTTAATAATTTCAGCACTGTTTACACCTAATTTTTCTGCAAAGTCCCCTAGTGTCAATTCGCCTCTAAATTTGATGATTTTTATTCCATCTTCTTCAACTACATCTGGAGTTGTTTCAACAGTTTTTAATACAAAATCTGTTCTTCTACCTTTTTTCTTTTTACTTTTACTTTTATGGCTATTTCCATCTTCATCAAAAGTTATATTATTATTTTTTTTATTCTTTATTTGTTGGAATTTTGCTTTTTTATTATTTTTTTGGGAATATCCTTTATTATCACCATTTTCGTCTTCAGCTATTATTTTTCTAATTGGCTTTTCTTCTTTCTTTTCTTTATGAACCTTTACTGGTTCCGGTGTTTCCACTTTAAGCATATTCATTTTTGCAAAATAATCATCTATTTTTTTTACTTGGTCTTCATCTAAATTAGATAGGTGAGATGTAACGGTTATACCTATATCTTTTTTCAATATTTCTAAGAACTCTTTATTTTTAATTTCATGTTTCTTAGCTAATTCATGAACTCTTACTTTCATATAATCACCTTCCTTTAATCATTTATTAATCCTTTTGCCATTTTTTTGTCTTTTATTCCAATGACATTTATTTCTTCTTTATTAAATATTTTTCCTAGCTCTTCCATAGTTCCCACCACAACATATGGAATTTTCAATTCATTCACTTTTCTAAATATCTTCTCTTCATTCTTTTTAGAAACATCTTGTGCCATTACTATAAAATGGACATGTTCTATATTTTCAAAAAGTAAGTTTATTCCAAAAACTAATTCTCCTGAATTTTTCATTGAATTTAATATATTTAAATAATTTTTATTTGCCTTATTAACTATATTTAACATAGATATTAAATCTTGGCTATCAAGTTTTACTTTATTATGCTTAGCTAATTTTCCTAAACAATTAAGTGATTTACATACATATATAGCTCTTGTCTGTTTTTTTTGCTCTTTATCAAATTCATAGGAAGTTTCCTTTATTTTGGCAAGTCTAAATAATTTAGATTTTTCTTTTTTAGACCTACAAATTATACAACTTCTTTCTGGTATATGAGTACTACTCATCTGTTTCTTCCTCTTTTAAAGATTCTTTATCAATAACTTTAATATCTACCCTCATTCCTGTTAATCTGGCTGCAAGTCTTGCATTTTGCCCATTTTTTCCTATTGCTAATGACAATTGTGATGGCTCAACTAACACTCTTGCTGTTCCATCTTCTAAAATCTTAACATCTTCTACAACTGCTGGACTAAGAACTGCTGAAACAAATTCTTCTACAACTGGTTTCCATTCAACTATATCTATTCTTTCTCCATTTAATTCATCAACAATATTTTTAATTCTTGCTCCTCTTTGCCCTATACAAGCTCCAACAGTGTCAATATTAGGTACTTCTGAATAAACAGCGACCTTAGCTCTTGATCCTGCTTCTCTTGCAACTGATTTAATTTCAATTATTCCTGATGTTATTTCTGGAATCTCAATTTCAAATAATTTCTTTAAAAGTCCTTCATTCTTTCTTGAAATTAATATTCTTGGAAATTTATTTGTCCTTTCAACACTTAAAATATATACTTTTATTCTTTCTCCAACTCTATATATATCAGAAACTGATTGTTCAGCTGGTGGAAGTATCAATTCTATTCCATCAATTTCAATAAAGATATTTTTTCTATTGTCAATTCTTCTAATTATACCAGTTACTATGCTATCTTCTCTTTCTTTAAATTTAGTAAAGATATGCTCTCTTTCAGCTTCTCTGACTTTTTGGATAACTATTTGTTTTCCATTTTGAACTGCATTTCTTCTA carries:
- the rbfA gene encoding 30S ribosome-binding factor RbfA; translated protein: MKKQRLEGIGKEIMRVISKVILEEVKNPKIKGLVSVTEVDVTEDLKFADTYFSILPPLNNDEKQYNHEEILEALNEIKGFLRKRVAEEVDIRYTPEIRVKLDNSMENAMKITKLLNDLKV
- the nusA gene encoding transcription termination factor NusA; translation: MKAKDSKIFLEALDELEREKGISKESILEAIELALLAAYKKNYGEDENVEVVVDRENGEIKVFASKTVVNTDDLLDPNEEISLEDAQQIKKRVKVGDILKFEVDCENFRRNAVQNGKQIVIQKVREAEREHIFTKFKEREDSIVTGIIRRIDNRKNIFIEIDGIELILPPAEQSVSDIYRVGERIKVYILSVERTNKFPRILISRKNEGLLKKLFEIEIPEITSGIIEIKSVAREAGSRAKVAVYSEVPNIDTVGACIGQRGARIKNIVDELNGERIDIVEWKPVVEEFVSAVLSPAVVEDVKILEDGTARVLVEPSQLSLAIGKNGQNARLAARLTGMRVDIKVIDKESLKEEETDE
- a CDS encoding DUF448 domain-containing protein, which codes for MSSTHIPERSCIICRSKKEKSKLFRLAKIKETSYEFDKEQKKQTRAIYVCKSLNCLGKLAKHNKVKLDSQDLISMLNIVNKANKNYLNILNSMKNSGELVFGINLLFENIEHVHFIVMAQDVSKKNEEKIFRKVNELKIPYVVVGTMEELGKIFNKEEINVIGIKDKKMAKGLIND
- the infB gene encoding translation initiation factor IF-2, which gives rise to MKVRVHELAKKHEIKNKEFLEILKKDIGITVTSHLSNLDEDQVKKIDDYFAKMNMLKVETPEPVKVHKEKKEEKPIRKIIAEDENGDNKGYSQKNNKKAKFQQIKNKKNNNITFDEDGNSHKSKSKKKKGRRTDFVLKTVETTPDVVEEDGIKIIKFRGELTLGDFAEKLGVNSAEIIKKLFLKGKMLTINSPITLDMAEELAVDYDVLVEEEQEVELDFGEKFDLEIEDKEADLKERPPVITIMGHVDHGKTSLLDAIRTTNVVGGEAGGITQKIGAYQVERDGKRITFIDTPGHEAFTDMRARGAQVTDIAILVVAADDGVMPQTVEAISHAKVAKVPIIVAVNKIDKPEANPMRVKQELMEHGLVSAEWGGDVEFVEVSAKQKINLDGLLDTILITAEILELKGNTKKRAKGVVLESRLDPKIGPIADILVQEGTLKIGDVIVAGEVQGKVKALLNDKGERVNNATVSQPVEVIGFNNVPDAGDTMYVIQNEQHAKRIVEEVRKERKIQETTKKTISLESLSDQFKHEDLKELNLILRADSKGSVDALRDSLLKLSNDEVAVSIIQAASGAITESDVKLAEAAGAIIIGYNVRPTTKALKEAEVSKVEIRTSGIIYHITEDIEKALAGMLEPEYKEEYLGRIEIKKVFKVSKVGNIAGCIVIDGKVKNDSNIRILRDNVVIYEGKLASLKRFKDDAKEVVAGQECGLGVENFNDIKEGDVVEAFEMVEVKRTLK